In the genome of Armatimonadota bacterium, one region contains:
- the mazG gene encoding nucleoside triphosphate pyrophosphohydrolase, translating into MKQFDELVEIMARLRAPGGCPWDREQDHRTLKPYMIEEAYEAVEAVDSGDSDKLCAELGDVLLQVVFHARVAEELGNFDIRAVCDRINEKLIYRHPHVFGDTEVAGSDEVLHNWERLKRAEKESASRQSVLDGIPGSLPALKRAADMQKKASKVGFDWPDLDGPLQKVDEELTELREARASGDQSAIAREFGDVLFALVNVARFLKVDAEDALRMACDRFAARFRSVEQQAREMGKDLSDMSLAEMDVLWERSKAE; encoded by the coding sequence ATGAAGCAGTTTGATGAACTGGTGGAGATCATGGCCCGGCTCAGGGCTCCTGGGGGGTGTCCCTGGGACCGTGAACAGGACCACCGGACGCTGAAGCCGTACATGATCGAGGAAGCTTACGAGGCTGTGGAGGCGGTAGACAGCGGCGATAGCGACAAGCTATGCGCAGAGCTGGGAGATGTGCTGCTGCAAGTGGTCTTCCACGCCCGGGTCGCTGAGGAACTCGGCAACTTCGACATCCGCGCTGTCTGCGACCGTATCAACGAAAAACTCATCTACCGCCACCCCCACGTCTTCGGCGATACCGAGGTGGCCGGAAGTGATGAAGTCCTTCACAACTGGGAGCGGCTGAAGCGCGCGGAGAAGGAATCTGCATCCCGCCAGTCTGTTCTCGACGGTATCCCGGGCTCACTACCCGCGTTGAAACGGGCAGCGGACATGCAGAAAAAGGCCTCGAAGGTGGGCTTCGACTGGCCTGACCTCGACGGTCCACTGCAGAAAGTCGATGAGGAACTCACCGAACTGCGCGAAGCCCGGGCCTCGGGCGACCAGTCGGCCATCGCGCGTGAGTTCGGAGATGTCCTCTTCGCCCTCGTCAACGTCGCCCGCTTCCTCAAGGTGGATGCCGAGGACGCGCTGCGCATGGCCTGCGACCGTTTCGCGGCTCGATTCCGCTCGGTGGAGCAGCAGGCGCGGGAGATGGGGAAAGACCTGTCCGACATGTCCCTCGCGGAGATGGACGTGCTCTGGGAAAGGTCTAAGGCGGAATGA
- a CDS encoding RNA-binding S4 domain-containing protein has product MRLDLFLKSTGVIARRPVAKRACDAGLVEINGRPAKASADVRVGDLITVRIGMKVTIHEVLAVPARPVQKSERDNYVRLLSTEKVELDI; this is encoded by the coding sequence GTGAGGCTCGACCTCTTTCTCAAGTCCACCGGGGTCATCGCGCGGCGTCCTGTTGCCAAGCGAGCGTGCGATGCAGGGCTTGTGGAGATCAATGGAAGACCGGCGAAGGCATCGGCGGACGTGAGGGTCGGAGATCTAATCACGGTGCGCATCGGGATGAAGGTCACGATCCACGAAGTGCTCGCGGTCCCGGCCCGGCCGGTTCAGAAGAGCGAGCGGGACAACTATGTGAGGCTCTTGTCAACCGAGAAGGTTGAACTGGACATCTGA